The sequence below is a genomic window from Candidatus Thermoplasmatota archaeon.
CATGACCTTGAGAGGGCTCGGCTTCGCCGACGAGAAGAAGCTCGATGCCTACGGCGTATCACCGCTTGACTTCCTGACCGCGATGTACCAGAAGGGCATCGCAGATGGCAGAGGAGCTCCCTCGAAGGAGAAGTTCGAATACGACATGTTCAGGATTGACTGCGCCGGAAAGAAGGATGGCATGCCTAAGACGGTCACCTACTTCATCGTGACCTGGAACGACCCTGAGAGGGGCGTGTCATCGGCCAGGGACACGTCAGTCCCACCTTCGATAGTCGCGCACTGGCAGCACACAAAGAGAATTAAGGAGCCCGGAGTGTTCCCCGCAGAAGCGACGGTCGAGCCCGAGGCATTCTTCAAGGAGCTCGGCAAGAGGAAGATCTATGTCGACGAGCAGATAACCTCGACGACGAAGTATTACTGAGAGCTCCGCTGGAAACCCGAAGGGAAGAGGTGAACGCACCTCTTCTCCCTAAAACCCCAATCTCTTCTCATTCTTGGTGGCTTGCATCTGCTGTCGGGAGGTTCCATCTCCCATCAACAGGACACGTATTCGACTCCCTGCTCCAGCTTAGCTCTCCTCAACGCGTTGTAGACTCCTTCGATGATGCACGCCTCAGTCACATATCCATAGAAGTCTCCTTTGTCGAAGACAGCGATCGTGGACACCCCGGAGTTGGCCATGGCCTTGGCCACCCATCGAAGATCCAGAGACAGGTTTGTCAGGATAACGAGAGGCTTGGACATGATGTCCTTGACCTTGACCTTCTTAGGGTCCTTCCCTTCGGCAACGACCTTGGACACGATATCCTTCTTCGTGACTATTCCGTAAGCGTCGTTCTTGTTCTTCCTGGGTACGAGAACCGAGAACTTGTTCTCGGCGAGCATCTTGTGGATTGCGCTTAAGACCGTCGCATCTCCTTCGATTGTGGGGAGCTCGAAGGTCTTCACGATGTCCTTCAGGATGAGAGGAACGTGGCTCATTCCTTTGCCTCCTTGATCTGCTTCGCTCGCGCGGCGATTACTTTGAGGATATCGACATCGGTGATGAACCCAAGAAATTCGTCTGCGTTGAACACGGCAATCTTCGAAACCCGTTCGTTTGCCATCTTCTTCGCTACCCATCGGATGTCGAGATTCAAGTTGTTCATGACGACAAGCGGTTTCCTGGCGAAATCCGTCACTGGAGATGTGGCTAGGTCCCGGCCGTTGGCAATCGCTCCTTCCACGATGTCCCATCTCGAGATAATCCCATATGAGTCGTTCTGACTTCTGCGGTCAATAAGCAGGAAGTCCGTCTTGTTCTCGATCATGGATACAAGCGCGTCGCTCACAGTCGCGTCTGGAGATATCCTAACGGGACTC
It includes:
- a CDS encoding CBS domain-containing protein; this encodes MELRDMLSGSSPVRISPDATVSDALVSMIENKTDFLLIDRRSQNDSYGIISRWDIVEGAIANGRDLATSPVTDFARKPLVVMNNLNLDIRWVAKKMANERVSKIAVFNADEFLGFITDVDILKVIAARAKQIKEAKE
- a CDS encoding CBS domain-containing protein; its protein translation is MSHVPLILKDIVKTFELPTIEGDATVLSAIHKMLAENKFSVLVPRKNKNDAYGIVTKKDIVSKVVAEGKDPKKVKVKDIMSKPLVILTNLSLDLRWVAKAMANSGVSTIAVFDKGDFYGYVTEACIIEGVYNALRRAKLEQGVEYVSC